The DNA sequence gtgtgtgtgtgtagtgtaatACCTGCTGTATGTGTAAACCAAACAACTGACAAAGACCTGAGGAATTACTTTGAAGGTGGTTCTCAGAAAAGGAGAACTAGAGTCATTTAACACTTGGTTTGCTAATGTGCTAATGCACTATACTATATTGCTATTGGTCACTGGGGTTGTGccttttaaaaacgtttttaccTCTAAAGGGTGAACCTTAAAGGTCCATATTAATacataaagtgtaaatattaatatctaaatattacatattagtaccttttcaaaaggcgCTACCTCAGTGACGGCGTTTGTACTATTTTTGGAAGTACGGTGCATGTCAAATTAATGTTGGTAATCTCtctttaaatgtacaaataaaatcatagtttaatatttataataagacAATTTATATATTCTACACTTTCATATATTGTACAATACAGCAGTAGACTGAAATCATATAATACCTTCAAGTCAAAAGCTAACTATTCTTAAGTTTAAGGCCAAAATTGTATGCGTTTCCATTGTGACTTGCAAAGGATGCTTGCTGTACTGGCAAGGTCttttctttggaaaaaataataatgatattgcatttgtttattcatgGGCATCAGTTTCTACAAAGTGGTATAAAATGGCTGTCGGAAGCTGTGGCGTCAGCCCTTAATATGGCTATCCGGTATGCTACAGAAGTCTTGAAATCAGCAGGAATTGACggtaaatattacagaaaaccATACTTGAAAGTTtccttatttaaaacaaaacacgttCTCACGCGtatgttttcattcatatttttgtctaGCCAAGCTGCCCTTCCAAAAGGTTACTCCAGAAGGAGTGATTTTTGTCACTCAGTGGGCCCTTCTGGCTGTTGTGGCCTACTGGATAATATCCTTCATCCTGAGTTTAATTGTTGGAGCTATACGGCAGGCTCTGTGGCTGCTGAAGGTCACCTTTGCCGTAGCAACGTTTGGCTTGATTCTCAGTGACACTGGAGCCTCGGCAGAAACTACAGCGATAAGGCTAGCTGGCCTGGCGTGTGTTTGTTTCCTGTTAGGAATAGGCACACCATCTGCGAAGCCGGATAGGCACCTCGAGGACCAAATCAAGATGCTGGAGAGACGActaagagagatggagaaaaacaaaatggattGACAGAAAACAATTCTCGTTGCTGCAGTTGTAAATCCAAGGATGGAATCCAGCATGGCATTGTGACTCTGCAATAGAACCACACGTGCATTTTGTTCATCTAAACTTGGAAGGTGCTTCAATATTCAGAGATTACTGATTCTAAAACTTGTCACATAGCACAGTTCTGGCATTCAGGGGGTGCAATTGTTAACAAAACGACTAAATCTAATGTTCAAACACTGTTTCTGGGGTTACCTAAGGTACAAAGAACAGCAAATGCCTTTACGCTGCGTTTAAACAATCGTGGTTTTGTTATTCAGTGCATTATTTAGGAATGCGATGCACAGGGTAACagtatgaaatgtatttaatcaattcattataataaatttgTTGAAAAACACCCTGTCCAAAGATGAATCCCTAAAGACACAAAAGCAACACTTGCTGTTGGAAACAACTGGaaatttttattctgcattCATTCTTGAGCAGAATAtccagcattttatttattttgttggagatgtttgttttttttctgggttttttttgttaattctgTATTCCCTTGAATCCAGTGGAattttttgtgttctgaaaaaaTTACCGAAACCTTACTGGCTGCAGTGTCTATATTGATAAAATCCTAAAGATGCTTGATTCTGACTATgtgcaaacattaaaataacatgaatacGGATTATGATAAtgactttcattttcattttattatagttCAAAGTGTAACAACAAATTACATATAATAGTGCATTATATAGCATGGGAAAAGACATTGCCAGTTAGCACTATACgtcagacaaaataataaaatacatattttagattCTCATGTGAACAGTAAATGCAACCCTGGTTCAGAAATTTAtagcagtattttattttattaaaagaacaatGGTAGGCCTTTGTTGTCTCAGTGTACATTGCAATATGAAGGGCAGTTAAAGTAAGGCATCTATATTTAGCTACAACAAAAATCATAATACAAAATGTCACACATATTATCAAGATTCAAGTATAAATGTGCAGCATTTTTTATGTTCTAGCTAACTAAAAGCACTATGAAAAGGTCCTAAAGAAATGCATCTACTGGCACAATAGTTGAGAAAATTCCctgaaacacttttttaatacatttcaattcTCTTGCAGGCATTTTTAGTAACATGCATTATATGTAttcaagtaaataataaatccaTAAATCCTGTAATGTTTTCACATGATCAGATTGCTGTGGTTTaagcaggtaaaaaaaaaaacattgtatattttagttttctcaGGTTACagatttatgttgttgttgcaCAACTCTACATCTCTCAGAAGACCGAGGTAAGCATATAGCtggcaaaacattaaaactatctatctatagcATATAGATGTGTACAATAGTCAAATAAAAAACTGCTTATTACATGTAGTTCTACACAAAAGTATAGAATATACCCTCTTTAGCCTGAAAGGTGGAGGTAGGCCATAACTAATGGTGTTGAGGTAAAAATTTCATTAAGATTCTagatacagtacatttttatataaatttatatatatatcatctgcTTATCTCATAAGATACTAAAACAGAAGTTTTATTTAAGATCCTATTGGTTCTTTTTTTAAGGCTGAGATGTTGAATGAATCTAATCAGGTGTTTTTATACTTCTTGCACTGATAATTCAGGATTTTGGAGCAACTACAGAAAGTTGCTGCCTGAAGACTTTCCTTTGTTAATGTCAAACTGGACACCAGTGTCACTGGAGTTAAGGATATCCATAGAAATAGACGGCTGCGACTAGAAAAAGACAGGTAAGAGACATTGggaatatgaaataaaacaataaatactatCATGAGATTAATGATTTAACAGGCTGTAGAAAAAGATTAGGTGTTACCTCAGGGTGAGGTGTGAGCAGGGCTGCAGTGGGCGGGAGTTCAGGACCAGGAGGAGCACTGTTCAATACTGGTGTATAGTTCTGAGGACACACGCAGAATCATCTTATGTACATGTATACTTTCATGTTGTGTGAATGTATAGACAATAAAGCACATGCACATGAAGAATAAAAGAATTTGTGTggatattttaatgcaaatgaaatcACAGATAGCAAGAAATGTacgttaatttaaaaaaacgaatagAAAGGTAAGCATTAGAAGAATTGCAATTGTGTTACAAAATAAACCCACACGCAACCCTGTGTTGTCCCCTTCAGAACcattaatgcactgtaaatcTTAAACCCATATTAATTCATGTAAATGAAAGAGATTTGCGTGTACCATAGGTGCAGAGGTGTTGTACTGGGGCGGGGGGGCATTCCACTGGGGCGGCTGAGCCGGGGGGAGTCCAGGTCCAAAGGAAGGAGGATAGACAGGGTTTTGAGGCCCATACTCCGTATAAAAGcccttaaaaacagaaaacacacaaaattgaTCTTAAGAgtttaactttatattctctACTGGTTCATTTCTTCCCATTGCTCTCGCATCCAGCACTTTTTGTGGAAACATCATTTCAAAATCATGTCGCTGTCTCTGACCCTGCTTTTCCCACTCTGCTTTTCTAGAGCTTATTAAACAATGTGGAAATTgtctaaaaaaactttttgtaatGTTGCTTCTTTGTCACTATGGGTAGATGGATCAGCTGTCaaactcagtgtgtgtgtgtgtgtgtgtgtgtgaactcacAGGGTTAGGAGGAACAGCAGGTTGTCCGCTCGAGTCTGGTTGAGGAGGATAGTGAATTTGACCTTGAGCTGGATGAGGCGGATAACCAGCGATGTAGCCCTTCAGTCACAAACAATAAACTATTAGCAGTAATTACAGTACAGCAGCTACAATCATGTTATTCTAATGTCACTTAGCATGGTTCTGTCACAAAGACTTTACAGTTGCCTTTTTTGTTTACAGGATAGTAGAGAATGGACAGCAAAGTGCaggggagagagacagactcaTCACATTTCTTTTACCTGACCAGGGTCTCCAGGACCTAGAGGACCAACAGGACCAGCAGGACCAGCAGGATCTGTCACTGTGTTGCTGCAAGGTACAGACATCGGTACAGTGTTTAATTGCTCTGCTTGTGTGTATGATTTAGACGTCTGGCATCTTTTACAAATTCTCTTTCTGCAGCAGAAGCAGATTCCTCCAGGAATCCCAAGCAGCAGCAGAGCAATAAGACCTTTATTTGGAACATTGTCATGGTGATCTACAAATTATTGGAGAAACGAGAGAAGAAGAAACATCAAGAGAGGTTGTAATGCATAAAACACAATTcactaaaatcaaataaaacatttatttgaatatacacAACCATTCGAACTTTTAGGATTGgtactttatttattgttgtaagtcatctcttatgctcaccacagtaaaaacagtaatattgtaaaataatatcacttttgatcatgCATCCTCATAAAAGTAAGCAAAATTCTTACCCACTAATATCATTGTATTGTTTGAGACAAGCCTTCCTTTCAGATCGGTGAGCTCGTATCTGCCTAAATCTGTTGTGTTCACGTTGAGAATCTGAATGGATCTGCTGTTGACTTTAAGCCGGTTGATGTAGTCTGGGTGGTTCAGTGCCACAGGAACTCCAGTCTCCACCAGGGTGACAGATGAATAATTGCTGTAAAAGTGAAGTGTGGCATCACTCTGCTTGAGTCCTTCCAGAGATATGCTCAGAGTTTCACCTGCGATACGACTGAGGACTTCTCTGCTGCCTGTAAAGGAGAGAAGGTCAGATAGTGAAGACATGTGCACGTTCACAAACATATTCTTAAATAGAGGTTAAAATTACTACTCACTCTTGACCTTTACTATATAACTGGAGATGACTGAACCAAAGTGATTGTAGAGGGTGTAGATTCCCTGATCGTCAAACGTAACGTAACTGATTCTGAACGTCCAGCCCTCGCTGGCGCTGCTCACGTCACCTTTACTCGGCTTATTTGCCCAAAGAGAAGTGGTTTTGTGTTCCCAGATAGTCATTTCTTCACTCTCATCAGCACTAACAAACACCAACCTCTTTGTCCTCTCAGGAAGATCCAGACTCAGCTGACGGCCATGGATTACGAGCTTTTGAGATGCTGCAGAAACTGACACTGAGAGAGAATTTCTCTTTAGAATGGCATTAGGAGATCATATGAACATGAAGTTAGCAATGCGTGGGCTGTGTATTCAAAATGTATGCATGATTCAGCTTGTCCCTTTATTCATGTGCATGTTCAGTACGGTTAATAAGCAAATGTTATAATACCTGCACAAACAGCAGTTGCAAGGAGGGTCCAAATACTCAGCATCTGTGTGAGAAAAGATCAGTAATGAAGACAGATTTATTAATACATCTACCTGATTGTGTTAAATAGATTACGTCAATATGCTTGTTTAAACATCTGAATAAATCAGAGGCCATATGCTTGC is a window from the Puntigrus tetrazona isolate hp1 chromosome 1, ASM1883169v1, whole genome shotgun sequence genome containing:
- the tmem109 gene encoding transmembrane protein 109; translation: MGRCFYFSALILSVSYLLIPLCHSLESGEQSSLLENARSIIASLSEEAHSCLVSMFGEKRLDLSLKFLQSGIKWLSEAVASALNMAIRYATEVLKSAGIDAKLPFQKVTPEGVIFVTQWALLAVVAYWIISFILSLIVGAIRQALWLLKVTFAVATFGLILSDTGASAETTAIRLAGLACVCFLLGIGTPSAKPDRHLEDQIKMLERRLREMEKNKMD
- the wu:fc21g02 gene encoding uncharacterized protein wu:fc21g02, giving the protein MLSIWTLLATAVCAVSVSAASQKLVIHGRQLSLDLPERTKRLVFVSADESEEMTIWEHKTTSLWANKPSKGDVSSASEGWTFRISYVTFDDQGIYTLYNHFGSVISSYIVKVKSSREVLSRIAGETLSISLEGLKQSDATLHFYSNYSSVTLVETGVPVALNHPDYINRLKVNSRSIQILNVNTTDLGRYELTDLKGRLVSNNTMILVDHHDNVPNKGLIALLLLGIPGGICFCCRKRICKRCQTSKSYTQAEQLNTVPMSVPCSNTVTDPAGPAGPVGPLGPGDPGQGYIAGYPPHPAQGQIHYPPQPDSSGQPAVPPNPGFYTEYGPQNPVYPPSFGPGLPPAQPPQWNAPPPQYNTSAPMNYTPVLNSAPPGPELPPTAALLTPHPESQPSISMDILNSSDTGVQFDINKGKSSGSNFL